DNA from Ictidomys tridecemlineatus isolate mIctTri1 chromosome 12, mIctTri1.hap1, whole genome shotgun sequence:
CTTTGATTATTCAAATAGCTCATGTAAGTAGAAAATGCAGTATTTGTCCCACtgcaactggcttatttcacttagcagaataTCCTTAAGGTTCATCCACGTTcaatatttccttccttttaaagacTGAACTCTATTCTATTTTATGACTATAGctcattttctatatccattaaTCCTTCAAGGGACATGTAGGCTGTTTCCCACTCACccaataaacatgggtgtgcaacTGTCTTTTTGATattctgttttcaattcttttggatataaacccagaggtgggattgctggatcacatggtaattctatttttaatttaaacacatttttatagctacttatttattttatggtactggggattgaaccagtatACATGTTAGGCAtttgtatgtattcttttttttttttttttttttttttttggtaccaaggattgaactcaggggaactcatgcatgctaggcaggcactctaccactaagctatatccttagcccactattttttattttttgaggaacctccaaacTGATTTTCATAGTGCTCCACCATCATACCTTCTCAGGAATAGTACACAGGGGATCCCATTCTACACATCCTTGTCAACCAACATTcggaatttttcttttccttcctccttccctccctcttttcccctctttttttcctcccctcctgactccctctcttctttccatcCTTTCTTTCACAATGGCCATCTAACAGATATGAGGTGATAATAGctcattgtgtttttattttattttttcattgtggttttgatcttcattttcctcataattattattaaacatCTTTTCGTATACATGTTAGGCAtttgtatgtattcttttttttttttttttttttggtaccaaggattgaactcaggggaactcgaTCACTGAgtctcatctccagccctattttgtgctttatttagagacagggtctcactgagttgcttaacactcgctttttactgaggctggctctgaactgttgatcttcctgtctcagcctcctgagccattgggattacaggcctgtgccaccacgcctggcttatTTGGAcatattctttggagaaatgtccactcagatcctttgcccatttaaaagtaattattatttgttattgagTTGGAGAGGTTTCTTATACATTTTGGGTATTAACCCCTTGTCAGATACACGCTTTGCACTTTTTTCCATTCCAGAGATTCCCTTTTCATTCTATTGATGTTTACTTtgtagctttttaatttgatatgattccatttgtcttttttttccattttttttttgctttggtttgtttttggtgttatatCTAAGAATTAATAGCCAAGGCcaatgttttaaagattttctctatgtttttttctagGTGTCTtatagtttcaagttttatgtttaattacgtctttaatccatttgagttgattttttgtgtgtgtgtatgtgtaacaTAAaagtccaatttcattcttttgcatgtggatatccagtttttccaacaccattttttGAAAAGGTTACCTTTACCCCATTGTGTAGTCTCGGTGCAATTGTGGAAGATCATTTGGTTGTAAATGTGTGGGTTTAATTCTGTGTTCTCCATTCTCTTCCATTAGTCTATTATTCTGACTTTATTTCCAGAACTTTTGATTACTTTAGCTTTAGaatatgttttgaagtcaggaaGAATCAGATTTAAGATCtgttattctttctcattttggcCATTTGATgtccttttgtgtttcttctgtAGGTATTTTTTTCATGGTAGCCAAGGgcttactaaaatattttatgtgtcaCTTCTCAGTCTTTTGACTAAAATCAAGTGTATTAAAGCATCTTATAATAATCAAATTTAAGTTGATAACAACTTAATTTCAATAATATACAAAACTGTACTTTTTACCCCACACTCACTTTGTTATTGATGTCACAAATTagatctctttatattttttatagtttttaaatactttttgttgtttacCTTCTAAACAAGAATTAAAAGTGATTTatagtttttcattattatagtATTCTATATTTgccaaaatatttaatgttatcaGTGAAGTTTATACTTTCCTATGTTTTCATGATGTGTCTTTTACTTCAAATTGCAGGATTCCCTTAAGCATTTCTTGCAATGCAGGTAGGGTTCAGTGGTGATGAACTTACTCAGTTTTATCTAGGGAAGtctttgtatctttttttctttttctttttcttttttaaacataggGTCTTGCTATGATGCTCAGGCTGCTCTTGAACTCCTGGATTCAAGCAatcttactgcctcagcctcctaaatagctgggacCAACAGACCCTCTTTCCTTTTTGAAAGATGGTTTTGTTGAATGTAGTATTTTTtatctgaaagtttttttttctttcagcactttggATATATCATCCCACTCCTTCCTAGCCTGCAAGGTATTTTGCAGAGAAATCCATTGGTAGTCTGACAATCTTCCCTACTATGTGACAGGACTTGTTTTCTCATGCAGCTTTCAAAAGTCTTTCTCTTTGACTTTTGACAATTTAATTACGTCTTTGTGTGGACCTCTTTGGTTTTATCTTAGATGAAGTCTGTTGCATGTCTTGAGTCTAGATATCCATTCTTTTCCCAGTTTGGGGGAGTCTGGGGACATTATTTCCTCAAAAGCTTCCTGTTCTTTCCTTACTCCCTTGTCCTTCCGGGACTCCCATAATGCAAATATTGGTTCACTCAATGGTTTCTCATGAGTCCCTAAGGCTTTTTTcactcttttcaaatttttttttctttgctcctttAACTGGATCATTTCAAGTGGATTGACTTTGAATTTACCGGTTCTTTCTTCTGCCTGATCCAATCTGCTATTGTATTCCTTCCacaattttttaattcaattattgGATTCTACAGTCCCAATATTtgtttggctctttttttttttttttttttttttagattttctcttttttttatattctcatattGTTCATTCATCATTATTCTGGGCTTATTGAACATACTTATTGACTCCTCTCCTGGGAAACCTTTAAGAAATACAGCTTTCCAGAACCCTCCCTGGCGATTCAGATGTATATACAGGTTTGGAATCCATTCCCACTAAAAAGACGATTTTCAGCCTCTCCCACCTCCCAGCTCTTTCCAAGGCACTATTTCTGGCCTAGTAGGTTCTgactttctctttcattctctgtGTAATTCCACAGCTGAGGAAGTGGAACTTCAGAGACACTTCTGAATCTCTTCCCTAAATCCAAGACACCAGAGAGCCCACCAACTCTTCCTCTATCTGCCTTTCTGGGAGCCACCATGTCACTGAGCGATGTCGACGTGCAGAAGCAGATCAAGCACATGATGGCTTTCATCGAGCAGGAAGCCAATGAGAAGGCAGAGGAAATAGATGCCAAGGCTGAGGAGGAGTTCAACATTGAGAAAGGACGTCTTGTGCAAACCCAGCGACTGAAGATTATGGAGTATTATGAGAAGAAGGAGAAGCAGATAGAGCAGCAGAAGAAAATTCAGTTGTCCACCATGAGGAACCAGGCAAGGCTGAAAGTCCTGAGAGCCCGAGATAACCTCATCTCAGAATTGCTCAGGGATGCAAAGCTGAAACTTGGTAGAATCGTGGCGGACCCAAAAGTATACCAGGATTTGCTGGATAAACTAGTGCTCCAGGCTCTGCTCCGATTGCTGGAGCCCGTGGTGATTGTGCGCTGCAGGCCACAGGACTTCCTCctggtggagactgcagtgcaaaaggcCATCCCTGAGTACCAGAATGTAACCCAAAGAAATGTGGATATCCACATGGATCAAGAAGATTACCTGGGTGTGAATGCCGCTGGAGGGGTGGAGATCTATAGCAGCAATCGGAAAACAATGGTTTCCAATACCCTGGAAAGTCGCCTGGATCTCTCAGCCCAGCAAAAGATGCCAGAAATCCGAATGACATTGTTTGGAGCTAATCCCAACagaaagttctttatataaagcTCTGGAAAGTGAAGCTTGGGTTAAACTGCCAAGTCATTAAAAGTAAGTTATTTGGGCAAAGGAAACTAGTAATGTTTCCTATTCTTTGAAAGCTCCAATATGGTCCTATCTTCTTTCATAAAAGAAAGCTTTCGCTTTGAATAGCTAAAGGCCTTATGTGTTTTTAACTTTGGAATAAAGCTCAAGTTGATGCTCATAAATTAAATTCCAGTTCATTCACACATACAACAGCTTCTGGACCATTCTGCAGTCTGGGATGCAGCGACTGAAGATATCTGCTTGTTAGCTTAGCTTTGGATGAGACGTGAATTGCATCCTTGACCTGTAGGCTCTGTGCTCTGTTTTTTCAATACGCATGTGTGATGTGTTTCCATTCTTTTGTTTCAGCTTCAGTCTCTGAACTTGTGTTATGTGAAAAGTTTTGAGGTCTTTCTCATGCACACAAGGCCAACTTCATAGGCATAAGATCAGTACTGTCACAAGGGCCCAGCACTTGCAGTGTAGCTCTATAGTCACTGCCTTGAAATCCTTAATTTTATCTTTGGAATTGTGTTTTGAAAGTGAAGCCCCAGTGGACACTGGAATATGCACCAAGGGTTTGGAGCTTCAGCTCATGCATGCTAATGAAGCCTACCTAACTGAAGCCTACTTACCTCCCCAAGTCACCCACTTCTAGCCCCCTTAGAGCCCTGAGGCCCAGCCTTTCTCTTCTTTGTCCAGTGAACATTGCCACCTTCTATCCCTGGTGAGGGGCCTAGTGGGCATACAGAGGGGGTCAGAGTGGGGTGTGCATTCTCTCTGGAGTCTCCAGACCAGTCTTAATTGTGGCCATCCCTATCCTAGGCCCAGTCACTGCATAGGTCTGGTGACTGGTGGGAAGAGGATTCCAGCTCAAGTGACAAGACAGGACGCTCAGGAGTTTATGAGAGTCTGTGCATGACCTACCAAAGTATCCCCATGCCTGGTAATGTGCTCCCTGAGAGAGTTCAATGCCTAGAGGCCTTCAGCTCATCTCTTCTGGAAGAAGTCAAGAAACACATATCATGCAATTTTGCTGCTTTTGCATATGGGCATTACACAGCATAAAATGGTTAAATTCATCCTAACAATTTAcagttttaagttttctttaCTTAGGAAGACAATAGCTAGGAAATAAACACCATGAAGAGTGGAGAGAGTGCAGGAAAAAGGAAAGCGCTTTGTGTCGAAGTGCCTTAACTGGCACGTTTTCCTGCTTTTTGAACAAAGGATCTCACGTTTTTTTATTGCGAAGTGGCTCCTGCAAATTATATGGCTGGTTTTGCCTAGGTCTATTCTGTGTCTGAACATGCTTCATAGATTAAGGTTTTTGAAGAAATCCCAACCATCTCTCTTAGGGCAAAGGTTGTAGCCTGTGTGATTAGGACAGTGTAAGGATCAGAAACCCCATGGAACTCATCATGAAGTAGGAAACAACTTATTGGTAAACCAGGGGCCTGACAGGACTCTCTCATGGCTCCAGCAGAGGGCTGGAACTGGGACTCAGACAACCCCTGAAATCCTCTGTAAGgccacttcattttctttcttccaagagTGACATTCTCTACTGTCCCGTGTCACTGGTGAAATAGGGATGCTCCACAGTTCCGAGGTTTACATGTGACAGTTCCAGAAACAAACTTGCTTCTCTTGGAGCCAATTCCACTTTCCTGAAAGGGAACTCATTTGGCTGAGCTTAGGTCAGTGTCCACTTAGGGTCCAGTTGGTGTCTGCTGCagttcctggggtgggggtggggccttTATCAGCTGAATGGGCTCCCCAAAGAGTGACTTATGTGTGGGCCCTTTAGAGTTTCAAACTCGATCATTCAATGTCCACTTGCTAAGTGTCATTGATGAGCTAAGCGCCATTATGGTGCTGGACTGCCATCCTGTATTTTAATGGATCATAGATGTAgaaacacataattttttttttagattttttaaatttattttttacatacatgacaatagtggaatgtattacactcattattacccattgtGGTAATGGGACAATGTACCGAGTGCCGGCCTAGTGTTGATTCAAGACACCATGGGAATacagggacaggaagggaggatTGCAGGATACTGCTGGGGTGCTGGCCATTGTGCTGGGGGAAAGAGCTGCAGGCAAGGGTGGGAGATCCTGGGTGCAAAGGCTCTGAGGTGTGAAAAGCAGGATGTATTAGaggacccacgggcaggtcaatGCTATGGAGGGTGAGGATTGAAGAGGCTGTAGGGATGGGCAGGGCCTGATGACTTAGTGTCTCTGTCTTAGGCCTTTAGCTGTAATTCTGTTGGGTAGAAAAATGAGGGGTCTCTACAGGACTTTAAGAGTGAAACAATGAGAACtagactttggaaaaaaaaagaatgtttagtTCACTATAGAAGGAGGACCTATCAGGGAGGGGAGAGACTAGAAGTCAGAGACCTGGGGGCGGGGGGCTGTTTATCAGCCTCAGCGAGAGATGAAGAATAATccctccagctttttttttttttttcttttttaaaagagagagtgagagaggagagagtgagagagagagagagaatttttaatatttattttttagttctcggcggacacaacatctttgttggtatgtggtgctgaggatcgaacccgggtcgcgtgcatgccaggcgagcgcactaccgcttgagccacatccccagccccctccagctTTTTTCTGAGGCAGATGAAACTCCAGGATACTTAGGCCTCTTAGGAAAGAGTAGGCTCAGACCCCGTGTCCTATgtaccctctccctcccccatatATCTCTTCGCTTGTTCAGGACTTAAGGTCTTATCACTTACAATTTTTTCTTGTAAGTCTTGGAACCATCCCCTTCTCTCCTAGCCAAGCCAGCAAAGTGTCCCCTTCCCAGCTGACCAAGCCTCCAGCTGCCTTGCCTTCTGGGAACCGTTCCCCTACTTCCTGCTCTAACCCAGGAACGTTTTGGCCAGCACCCGTCTGGCCCTCTGAGCCACCCTTATCTGTGATCTGCTCCAGCTATTGATTCATCCCCTACCAAAATGGTTAGTCACGTAGGTTTTTACGGAAGTTTTGTGGCAAGTAGAAGCCCATGGGACAAACGTTCCCCTAAGACCCAGCCAAACATCTCTGTTTTCCCAGATGTTCTTTCCAGAGCAGCCACAcattctctttctgtttcctcctCAGCTTCCCACCTGTGGCTTCCAGTCTCCTCCTTCACCACGACCCCTCAGCAACCTGGTGGTGAATCAAGCCTT
Protein-coding regions in this window:
- the Atp6v1e2 gene encoding V-type proton ATPase subunit E 2 produces the protein MSLSDVDVQKQIKHMMAFIEQEANEKAEEIDAKAEEEFNIEKGRLVQTQRLKIMEYYEKKEKQIEQQKKIQLSTMRNQARLKVLRARDNLISELLRDAKLKLGRIVADPKVYQDLLDKLVLQALLRLLEPVVIVRCRPQDFLLVETAVQKAIPEYQNVTQRNVDIHMDQEDYLGVNAAGGVEIYSSNRKTMVSNTLESRLDLSAQQKMPEIRMTLFGANPNRKFFI